The following coding sequences are from one Lolium rigidum isolate FL_2022 chromosome 6, APGP_CSIRO_Lrig_0.1, whole genome shotgun sequence window:
- the LOC124665778 gene encoding G-type lectin S-receptor-like serine/threonine-protein kinase At2g19130 — MSTIQQQHHHQQQQSGFRASLFLLVLAVPVIIVISLILLWRCRTKLFTARNVYENESLVVFSFAQIRNSTKQFSEILGEGGFGCVFKGTLPGSVVVAVKKLKGLGQGEKQFRAEVQTIGMINHKNLVRLLGFCADSNNRLLVYEYMEKGSLSSHLFSTDSAKLSWELRYRIALGTARGLSYLHDECKHCIIHCDMKPDNVLLDAEFCPKIADFGMAKLLGRDFSRALTTMRGTIGYLAPEWISGLPITHKADVYSYGMMLFEIISGRRNAEKIKEGKFTYFPIFVAVKVNEGDVMCLLDSRLEGDADVEQLTRACRIACWCIQDAEDHRPKMGQIVQILEDGLAVEVPPVPRLLQNFMGTYD; from the coding sequence ATGTCCACCatacagcagcagcaccaccaccaacaacaacaatcagGTTTTAGAGCTTCTCTGTTTCTGTTGGTATTGGCTGTGCCAGTCATCATTGTTATTAGTCTGATTCTTTTGTGGAGATGTAGAACAAAGTTATTCACAGCAAGAAATGTGTATGAAAATGAAAGCCTTGTGGTTTTCTCATTTGCGCAAATAAGGAACTCAACAAAACAATTCTCTGAAATACTCGGAGAAGGTGGTTTTGGCTGTGTTTTCAAGGGAACATTGCCAGGTTCCGTTGTAGTGGCTGTCAAGAAGCTAAAAGGCCTTGGACAGGGAGAGAAGCAGTTTCGAGCAGAGGTCCAGACCATTGGGATGATTAATCACAAGAATCTTGTTCGTCTACTTGGATTCTGTGCTGATAGCAATAACAGGTTGTTGGTCTATGAGTACATGGAAAAAGGTTCCTTAAGTTCGCATCTCTTTTCTACAGATTCTGCAAAGTTGAGCTGGGAATTGCGGTACCGTATAGCTCTTGGAACAGCAAGAGGCTTATCTTATCTGCATGATGAGTGCAAGCATTGCATTATACACTGCGATATGAAGCCAGATAATGTTCTTCTTGATGCAGAGTTTTGTCCAAAGATTGCAGACTTCGGTATGGCAAAGCTTCTTGGTCGAGATTTCAGCAGGGCCCTAACAACAATGCGAGGGACCATCGGATATCTTGCACCGGAGTGGATCTCAGGTTTACCAATCACACATAAGGCTGATGTCTACAGCTACGGAATGATGCTTTTTGAAATCATATCAGGACGAAGGAATGCGGAGAAAATTAAGGAAGGGAAGTTTACTTACTTTCCCATCTTTGTTGCAGTCAAGGTGAATGAAGGAGATGTTATGTGTCTATTGGATAGTAGGTTGGAAGGTGATGCAGATGTGGAGCAGCTGACCAGAGCTTGTAGAATTGCATGCTGGTGCATCCAAGATGCTGAAGATCATAGGCCAAAGATGGGGCAAATTGTTCAAATACTAGAGGATGGTTTGGCTGTCGAAGTACCTCCAGTTCCAAGGTTACTGCAGAATTTTATGGGCACTTATGATTGA
- the LOC124666419 gene encoding GDSL esterase/lipase At5g45910-like, whose amino-acid sequence MSKLLCTVWLLLLLANLGCASPALSLRRRYESIFSFGNSYTDTGNNPVVFADNGVFDPVTRLPYGSKFFGRPTGRCSNGRLIIDFIAQRLGLPLVPPSLAHNGSFRRGANFAVGAATALDAARFHDGSNPGNQFPLNTSLGVQLEWFESLKPSLCHTARGCERFFGRSLFILGEFGVNDYHFSFGKSMDEITSLVPDVISAISMAIERLIVAHGAKSFLVPGTVPSGCIPQILHYFAKDDPEEYNSTTGCLNVYNKLGMQHNLLLQEALEKLRDRYPGVTIVYGDLFGPMMERVESPAKFGLQEDVLTQCCGGPGTLICGDDGANVCEKPSARLFWDDVHLTESVYRNIADLWLRSMDSPAAESS is encoded by the exons ATGAGCAAGCTGCTATGTACCGTCTGGCTCCTCCTGCTTCTCGCAAACCTGGGATGCGCCTCCCCAGCGCTCTCGTTACGTCGGCGATACGAGTCCATCTTCAGCTTCGGCAATTCTTACACCGACACCGGCAACAACCCGGTCGTCTTTGCTGACAACGGCGTGTTCGACCCTGTCACGCGCCTTCCCTACGGCTCCAAGTTCTTCGGACGACCCACCGGCCGCTGCTCCAACGGCCGCCTCATCATTGACTTCATCG CTCAGCGCCTAGGTCTGCCGCTGGTTCCGCCTTCGCTGGCGCACAATGGGAGCTTCCGCCGAGGCGCGAACTTCGCCGTTGGCGCCGCCACCGCTCTCGACGCCGCTCGCTTCCACGACGGGTCCAATCCTGGCAACCAGTTCCCTCTCAACACCAGCTTGGGCGTGCAGCTGGAGTGGTTCGAGTCACTCAAGCCTTCGCTCTGCCACACAGCCCGAG GGTGCGAGAGATTCTTCGGTAGATCGCTCTTCATTTTGGGGGAGTTCGGGGTCAACGACTACCACTTCTCATTCGGGAAGAGCATGGACGAGATCACGTCTCTCGTTCCCGATGTGATCAGTGCCATCTCCATGGCCATCGAG AGGCTGATCGTCGCGCACGGGGCCAAGAGCTTCCTGGTTCCCGGGACGGTCCCGTCAGGATGCATACCGCAGATTCTCCACTACTTCGCCAAAGACGACCCGGAAGAGTACAACTCCACCACCGGCTGCCTGAATGTTTACAACAAGTTAGGGATGCAGCACAACCTGCTGCTGCAGGAGGCCCTGGAGAAACTCCGGGACAGGTACCCCGGCGTCACGATCGTCTACGGCGACCTCTTCGGCCCCATGATGGAGAGGGTGGAGTCGCCTGCCAAGTTTG GGCTCCAAGAGGACGTTCTTACCCAGTGTTGCGGCGGGCCTGGGACGCTTATTTGCGGCGATGATGGTGCAAATGTATGCGAGAAACCGTCTGCCCGCCTGTTCTGGGACGATGTCCACCTGACGGAGTCGGTTTACCGCAACATCGCCGACCTCTGGCTGCGCAGCATGGACTCCCCTGCAGCAGAGAGCAGTTAG